The Lachnospiraceae bacterium KM106-2 nucleotide sequence CTTTGTAGTATGAGTTCTCCAACTCTTTCAGGTGATTTACAACTTCCTCTAACTCACAGGTATTCACTTGAATTCCCTGTTTCATTAATTTATACGCATTTTCAACTGTAAGCTGTAATCTTACTTCTTCTAATTGTCTATGTGCAGTAATTGCCTCTATTGATGTATCCTCGAATAACGCTCCTGTCTGAGAAGCATTCTCGGCGCTTGTTAAGTTTTCAATTGTAACTGGTTGATTTTGTCCAACTACTTGATCAACAGCTTGGTCTGTAATCCTCGCAACATCCTGAACAATTTGAATTGCATCTTCAAGATAATGATTTCCTAATACAACATCTACTGGATTCTGACCTTCACTCATTCCTTCAATGATCTGATCCATCATGTCATTAGAAGAATAATTTTCTTGAATTTGATTAATTTGTTCTAACTGTAATAATGTCTCTTCTGTAACTGGTAATCCTTTCGATAACAACCACTTTGCTTGACTTAATGTCGTCTCATTAACCTCTAAGCCTGCACTTGTGATTATCCCTTCAATCTGGCTTTGAATATTGGAAAAATCGGATTCCGTTACTCCCACGTTAGGTGATACCTGTCCACTGTAAACAGCTTTATAAATATTTGAAATCGACAAGCTCTCTTGATTATTAATTAAGTTGGCCGAGGAATTATCATTTAACTTTAAAATACTCTGCGATAATTCCATTGCTAAAGCAATTCGTTGGATATTCTCATCTGTCACTGGAAGATTAGATTCTTCTAGTTTCTTCGCAATCTCCTCTTCTTTCACAGTATCTGTCTTCGCATCATTACTTAAATCTTCAACCTGTGATCTTTGAATTTGCTTTTTATCAATTTGGCTTTGAAGCTGCTTATCATTGAATTTTCGTCTTTCTTTTACATGTTCAATAGTCTTTTCTAACTGATCTGAGCTATATTCTGAGTAATCTCCATCTTGTTTGTTCAACTCTGAAATATCATCACCGGTCACTGTTTTCGATAAATCATTAAGCTGCTTTTTAATTGTCTTAGCAACTTTTGTCACATCTTGTTTCTCTGATGTATCTTTTGCTAAGAAAATAGTACGTTCAGACTCTACTGTAGTACAATAAATGCCTTTGGATTCATTATTTGTACTATTTTCAATTTCCTTTAGTACAATACTCTTATTCGACACTTCCTTGATTTGAAACTCTTTGATATCGCCTTCCTTGGCATCTGGTACTGTAGACCTTGGTACTTGAACTTCACGGTCACTAAAGGAGATTGAAACCAAATCTGATACATTTGTAATAACTCCTTGGATAACCTCTCCTTCTTGGCGTAGTTCTTGACTTTGCAATGAATTTTGCTCATCCGAAGAAGTTACAACTAAGTTATCTACTCCTGCATTTGATATTTTCATATGATTTCACACTCTCTTTATCTTTTATTCTATATATTTTTCGGTTAAACAAAGGAAAATCATTAGACAAAAATTGACCATTTGTTAATTTCATCTTATAATCAAGAAAACTAAGAAAGGAAGAATTCCATGAAATTAGTAATTCAACGAGTAACACATGCTTCTGTTACAGTAGAAAATAAGTGTATCGGTAAAATAGAAAAAGGACTATTAGTTCTTGTTGGTATTGGACATGATGATACAAAAGAAACAGTAAAAAAATATGTAGATAAAATGATTAAACTGAGAATCTTTGCAGATGAAAATGACAAAACAAATCTTTCTCTTAAAGACGTAAATGGATCGTTATTAGTTGTATCCCAATTCACTCTCTATGCAGACTGCAAAAAGGGAAACCGACCTAACTTTCAAAATGCTGCCGCACCTCAAATTGCCAATGAGCTTTACGAGTATTTTGTTGCTCTTTGTAAAGAAGAAAACCTTTCTGTTGAAACTGGTGAGTTTGGTGCTGATATGAAAATTGATCTATGCAATGATGGACCATTTACAATTGTCTTAGATAACCTTTTGTAAAATACTTATCATTTTTTAGCCGAAAAAAATAAGACTAATCGATAATGCAAATTTGCACGTTTCAATTAGTCTTATTCTCTATAGTTTTTGCTCTCTACGTTCCCCAACGCATTTGGTACAATATACCTTCATCAGATACTAACGACCTATTACATTGTAACAAGCGCTGTTGAAAATGTCAATATTTCATTGTCTCTTTTTCTCTTTTTTAGACACTTTTACTACTTTGTCTTCCTTATTTTTACTATCCTTGTAATCATATTTAAAAATCAACACTGATAGTCCAGGTAAATCAAATGATAGACTATATTCACGTCCATTTGACTCTTGTTGAACTGCCTTTAATGGCTTTTTATTGACTTTTCCTGATCCACCGTACTCATATGCATCTGAATTAAGAATCTCCGTATATTCACCTTCACATGGAACTCCAACC carries:
- a CDS encoding D-tyrosyl-tRNA(Tyr) deacylase, coding for MKLVIQRVTHASVTVENKCIGKIEKGLLVLVGIGHDDTKETVKKYVDKMIKLRIFADENDKTNLSLKDVNGSLLVVSQFTLYADCKKGNRPNFQNAAAPQIANELYEYFVALCKEENLSVETGEFGADMKIDLCNDGPFTIVLDNLL